The following proteins are encoded in a genomic region of Arachis stenosperma cultivar V10309 chromosome 4, arast.V10309.gnm1.PFL2, whole genome shotgun sequence:
- the LOC130972997 gene encoding beta-galactosidase 3-like, protein MQYNLPPWSVSILPDFRNVVFNTAKVGVHTSQMQMMPTSTQMFLWESFDEDPSSMDDRSTITVSGLLEQINVTRDTSDYLWYTTRFCAYKDLLMDQKSMWQS, encoded by the exons ATGCAGTACAACCTACCTCCTTGGTCCGTCAGCATCCTCCCCGATTTTAGAAATGTCGTCTTTAATACAGCAAAA GTTGGAGTGCACACATCTCAGATGCAAATGATGCCCACAAGCACTCAAATGTTCTTGTGGGAGAGTTTTGATGAAGATCCTTCTTCTATGGATGACCGCTCCACAATTACTGTTTCTGGTCTCTTGGAACAAATAAATGTTACACGAGATACAAGTGATTACCTTTGGTATACAACTAG ATTTTGTGCTTACAAGGATCTGCTGATGGACCAGAAAA GTATGTGGCAATCATGA